The proteins below come from a single Procambarus clarkii isolate CNS0578487 chromosome 26, FALCON_Pclarkii_2.0, whole genome shotgun sequence genomic window:
- the LOC138368721 gene encoding uncharacterized protein, which produces MRKAAEEEFKNNIAAEAVSQLKLLHSHIRRKTTARDHVIRLRLQGRTLLENVKEMCEELNQRFQEVFKPGRDWSPSSASRAGNRTTSRAGNRTASRAGNRTASRAGNRTASRAGNRTTSRAGNRTASRAGNRTASRADNRTASRAGNRTASRAGNRTASRADNRTASRAGNLTASRAGNLTASRAGNRTTSRAGNRTISRAGNRTTSRAGNRRTSRAGNRTASRADNLTAIRAGNRTTSRTTSLTGSRATNCTVSRLAKFLK; this is translated from the exons ATGAGGAAGGCAGCAGAGGAGGAGTTTAAGAATAACATTGCGGCAGAAGCAGTGAGTCAACTTAAGCTTTTACACAGTCATATACGGAGGAAAACAACGGCACGAGACCATGTGATCAGACTCCGGCTACAGGGCAGAACACTCTTGGAAAATGTCAAAGAAATGTGCGAAGAACTCAaccagaggttccaggaggtcttcaaacCAGGACGAGATTGGAGTCCAAGTAGCG CAAGCAGGGCTGGCAACCGTAcaacgagcagggctggcaaccgTACAGCAAGCAGGGCTGGCAACCGTACAGCAAGCAGGGCTGGCAACCGTACAGCAAGCAGGGCTGGCAACCGTAcaacgagcagggctggcaaccgTACAGCAAGCAGGGCTGGCAACCGTACAGCAAGCAGGGCTGACAACCGTACAGCAAGCAGGGCTGGCAACCGTACAGCAAGCAGGGCTGGCAACCGTACAGCAAGCAGGGCTGACAACCGTACAGCAAGCAGGGCTGGCAATCTTACAGCAAGCAGGGCTGGCAACCTTACAGCAAGCAGGGCTGGCAACCGTACAACAAGCAGGGCTGGCAACCGTAcaataagcagggctggcaaccgTACAACAAGCAGGGCTGGCAACCGTAGAACAAGCAGGGCTGGCAACCGTACAGCAAGCAGGGCTGACAATCTTACAGCAATCAGGGCTGGCAACCGTACAACAAGCAGAACTACCAGCCTTACAGGGAGCAGGGCTACCAACTGCACAGTGAGCAGGCTTGCCAAATTTCTGAAGTAA
- the LOC138369016 gene encoding protein Peter pan-like, protein MPRHKAGKLSRRNRVQARAKQTQETKRTQCFVINRGNVGKVTKKLTQDFRRVMEPNTATKLKQTKNNAIKDFIAISAQLNVTHLVVFSQTSVGLYLKLCRLAHGPTLTFKIINFARSKDVLSSLKKQNVFSGQYLVGPCLMTNLQPQEGDLHLQLSARMFLDMFPTITPNQVKTESIRRCCLIHYDFEEGLFDFRHYSIKVVPIGISKAVKKMNKRKLPDLSNFSDVSEFMTKSGLLSESEAEDDPSAHVTVDVKVAPKKLGRQQSSVRLSELGPRLSLKLLKIEEGLLEGKTLYNSTIVKTPEEILELEKKKKRNKQLKLKRKQDQEMHVEAKKKKKEEHKKICLDGMGINKKEKDNVEKVGDDAGWEDVPDDDAQYYRDEVGEEPDADLFSKQRATKRKMGGGGPFKKKFKSSTKTEKLKASVDSDGLRKNKSKDVKKIGMKTKLDKEKLKGRKKPHGKKLGKNKHKKNR, encoded by the exons GGTAAGTTGTCTCGGCGCAATCGTGTTCAAGCCAGGGCCAAGCAAACACAGGAAACAAAACGTACTCAGTGCTTTGTCATTAATCGAGGAAATGTTGGAAAAGTTACGAAGAAACTCACACAGGATTTCCGGAGAGTGATGGAACCAAATACAGCCACCAAGCTCAAA CAAACAAAGAACAATGCCATCAAGGACTTCATAGCAATATCAGCACAGTTGAATGTAACTCACTTGGTTGTATTCTCTCAGACAAGTGTTGGCTTGTACTTGAAATTGTGCAGATTAGCCCATGGGCCAACACTAACTTTTAA AATAATTAACTTTGCCAGAAGCAAAGATGTTTTGTCATCGTTAAAGAAGCAAAATGTATTCAGTGGGCAGTATCTAGTGGGGCCATGCTTGATGACCAATTTACAGCCTCAAGAAGGTGACCTCCATCTTCAGCTCTCTGCTAGAATGTTTCTAGACATGTTCCCGACCATTACACCAAATCAG GTTAAAACAGAGTCCATTCGGAGATGCTGCCTAATCCATTACGACTTTGAAGAAGGGCTGTTTGATTTCAGGCACTATTCTATTAAGGTCGTGCCGATCGGCATTTCGAAAGCTGTAAAGAAAATGAATAAAAGAAAattacctgacctgagcaacttcAGTGATGTATCAGAATTTATGACCAA GTCTGGATTACTTTCTGAGAGTGAAGCTGAAGATGACCCTTCTGCACATGTAACTGTCGATGTCAAGGTTGCCCCCAAAAAATTAGGGCGACAACAATCTTCAGTAAGGTTATCAGAACTTGGCCCAAGATTATCTCTCAAG CTTTTGAAAATTGAGGAAGGTCTTCTAGAAGGGAAAACTTTGTACAACAGCACTATTGTGAAAACTCCTGAAGAAATACTTGAACTAGAAAAGAAAAAGAAGAGAAATAA GCAACTGAAATTGAAACGAAAACAGGATCAGGAAATGCATGTTGAAGCAAAGAAGAAGAAAAAGGAAGAACATAAGAAAATATGTCTAGATGGCATGGGTATCAACAAGAAAGAAAAAGATAATGTAGAAAAAGTTGGAGATGATGCTGGTTGGGAAGATGTTCCAGATGATGATGCTCAATATTACAGAGATGAAGTTGGTGAAGAGCCTGATGCAG ACCTCTTCAGTAAACAAAGAGCAACAAAGAGGAAAATGGGAGGTGGTGGACCTTTTAAAAAGAAGTTCAAGAGTAGCACCAAGACTGAGAAGTTGAAAGCCTCAGTGGACTCTGATGGACTAAGAAAGAACAAGAGCAAAGATGTCAAGAAAATCGGCATGAAAACCAAATTAGATAAAGAAAAGTTGAAGGGAAGGAAAAAACCACACGGGAAGAAGCTTGGCAAAAACAAGCACAAGAAGAATCGTTAA